A window from Gopherus flavomarginatus isolate rGopFla2 chromosome 4, rGopFla2.mat.asm, whole genome shotgun sequence encodes these proteins:
- the GFRAL gene encoding GDNF family receptor alpha-like, whose protein sequence is MSSLLFLVLVVYFKYTSASQTTDCLHLREKCIRAANGCESVWNVIEDACNISGNSCKAKDSVGCNTTIQFLVDQYPQFKDCICTKDDVCSFKLLLGKQCAIKKGHLEPSLSPAIQLNFMSHSKPKGIQRTEESENDCSIAKQNCREDHNCFMMYKNFQRVCRAEVAKCSLQMVGQQCLSAWKELRKTVLGNCKCSEPIQKRCAKIWNSIFNNTCLQYMQENQAFTMREEAYDDERNQGIHPDNINMEIKLQWNLSALSKHEYTENGTCFDVNKECIEDEVCNKQLSLYLKVCSVTRKQCNMEQCQAAIRFFYQNMPFNVAQMLTFCDCTQPDESCQQAKELLHGKPCAVNIVPPASCLNVIHRCKDNELCRKKYEVFLSKCWRHVTKRCYDDKACLETLIEDDLNCSGSADCRAAYIDNWGTMLRVECTCNTVPLAEQSLCKLFHHLFHSKSCFSQISRGKTDLQQIHTDMPGEKLPITRLHSLFNGETIYIIAYTSCIVLILGIALVALLKTRTCRAMYPSRNPSPVHSSEIFMVH, encoded by the exons ATGAGCTCTCTCCTGTTCCTAG TATTAGTTGTATACTTCAAATACACATCTGCTTCCCAGACCACTGACTGTCTGCACCTGAGAGAGAAATGCATTCGTGCTGCAAATGGATGTGAAAGTGTCTGGAATGTAATTGAAGATGCCTGTAATATTTCAG GTAACAGCTGCAAGGCAAAAGATTCAGTTGGCTGTAATACAACCATCCAATTCCTCGTTGACCAGTATCCACAATTTAAAGACTGTATCTGCACCAAAGATGATGTTTGTAGCTTCAAACTGTTGCTTGGGAAACAATGTGCcattaaaaaag GGCATTTGGAGCCTTCACTAAGCCCAGCTATCCAATTAAATTTCATGTCGCACTCAAAACCCAAAGGCATTCAACGCACCGAGGAATCAGAAAATGACTGCAGTATTGCAAAGCAAAACTGTCGAGAAGACCATAACTGCTTTATGATGTATAAGAACTTTCAAAGAGTTTGCAGAGCAGAGGTGGCAAAATGCAGCCTCCAAATGGTTGGGCAACAATGTTTGTCAGCATGGAAGGAGCTGAGGAAAACAGTGCTGGGGAACTGCAAGTGTTCAGAACCAATTCAAAAAAGATGTGCTAAAATATGGAACAGTATCTTTAATAACACTTGTTTACAGTACATGCAGGAGAATCAAGCTTTTACTATGAGGGAAGAAGCCTATGATGATGAGAGAAATCAGGGCATTCATCCAG ATAATATTAACATGGAAATTAAGTTACAATGGAACTTATCTGCTCTTTCCAAACATG AATACACAGAGAACGGAACCTGTTTTGATGTAAACAAGGAGTGTATTGAAGATGAAGTATGTAATAAGCAGTTATCTCTGTACCTTAAAGTTTGTTCAGTAACTAGAAAGCAGTGCAACATGGAACAATGCCAAGCAGCCATAAGGTTCTTCTATCAAAATATGCCTTTTAATGTTGCCCAGATGTTGACTTTTTGTGACTGCACCCAGCCTGATGAATCTTGTCAGCAAGCCAAAGAACTTCTTCATGGCAAGCCGTGTGCAGTCAACATAGTTCCCCCTGCTTCGTGTCTAAATGTAATTCACAGGTGCAAAGACAATGAATTGTGCAG GAAAAAATATGAAGTGTTTCTGTCAAAGTGCTGGAGACATGTGACAAAAAGATGCTATGACGATAAAGCTTGCCTTGAAACTTTAATTGAGGATGATCTGAATTGCTCTGGAAGTGCTGACTGCAGAGCAGCTTACATTGACAACTGGGGCACCATGCTGCGGGTGGAATGCACTTGTAATACTGTCCCACTAGCTGAACAGTCCTTGTGCAAGCTCTTCCATCACCTGTTTCACAGCAAGTCCTGCTTCA GTCAGATTTCAAGAGGAAAGACAGACCTTCAGCAGATACATACTGATATGCCAGGAGAAAAGCTTCCCATAACAAGGTTGCATTCTTTATTTAATG